Proteins from one Cellulosilyticum lentocellum DSM 5427 genomic window:
- a CDS encoding alpha/beta hydrolase-fold protein, whose product MNRKKMIGIIGSIVLATTNIVGNVLATTVNANNVQTVNAIYSSQIGIDVANTTTISETINQTYTVNATKTPIDLSKLEIRYYFNQSQDKEMNMWCDHAALQLNVAPWYSDLTSKVDMSIKKVNGKYLCTLKVNETGSLGVGTGSMNISIRMANKDWSKINGFSAYLAEILYDGNIISTTNYQEQNPSEGEQPSTGGSEPTQGNIYDVPINPYDVPSNFDKYIEGNLYGKLEKVSYYSKTTGTMRKCNIITPVNYSKDKTYPVLYLLHGIGGTEDEWLYGGANNIIGNLIKSGKAQEMIVVIPNIRANKNDGVPSNALSAENIAAFDNFINDLRSDLMPFIAQNYSIKTGPQNTAIAGLSMGGRESLFIGFSMLDTFGYIGAFSPAPGLLPDKGLNYPGQFRESEFTIPQGANVPKVVLICNGNTDSVVGTVPTYYHDTLVKNNVKHFWYTMNGDHNFGVWNNGLYHFCQYLFK is encoded by the coding sequence ATGAACAGGAAGAAAATGATAGGGATTATAGGAAGTATTGTATTAGCTACCACAAATATAGTTGGAAACGTTTTAGCAACAACAGTAAATGCAAATAATGTACAAACGGTGAATGCTATATATTCATCCCAAATAGGTATTGATGTGGCCAATACAACAACAATAAGTGAAACGATTAATCAAACTTATACAGTTAATGCAACTAAAACACCCATTGATTTATCTAAATTAGAAATTCGTTATTATTTTAATCAGTCACAAGATAAAGAAATGAATATGTGGTGTGATCATGCAGCTTTACAGTTAAATGTGGCACCTTGGTACAGTGACTTAACTTCAAAAGTGGATATGAGTATAAAAAAGGTGAATGGGAAGTATTTGTGTACCTTAAAAGTGAATGAAACAGGGTCACTAGGCGTAGGTACAGGTAGCATGAATATTTCAATACGTATGGCTAATAAAGATTGGTCAAAAATAAATGGTTTTTCAGCATATTTAGCAGAGATACTATATGATGGAAATATTATAAGTACCACTAATTATCAGGAACAAAATCCTTCGGAAGGGGAACAACCTTCGACAGGAGGTAGTGAGCCAACACAAGGAAATATATATGATGTACCTATTAATCCTTATGATGTACCAAGTAATTTTGACAAATATATAGAAGGTAATCTATATGGTAAGCTTGAAAAAGTAAGTTATTATTCTAAAACCACAGGTACCATGAGGAAATGTAATATTATTACGCCAGTTAACTATTCAAAGGATAAAACATATCCTGTACTTTATTTATTACATGGTATAGGAGGGACTGAAGATGAGTGGTTATATGGTGGTGCAAATAATATTATTGGTAATTTAATAAAAAGTGGTAAAGCGCAGGAAATGATTGTGGTTATTCCTAATATCCGTGCAAATAAAAATGATGGAGTACCATCAAATGCTTTAAGTGCAGAAAATATTGCGGCCTTTGATAATTTTATTAATGATTTAAGAAGCGATTTAATGCCTTTTATTGCACAAAATTATTCCATAAAAACTGGTCCTCAAAATACAGCTATTGCAGGTTTATCCATGGGTGGACGTGAGTCATTGTTTATTGGATTTTCTATGTTAGATACCTTTGGGTATATAGGTGCATTCTCACCTGCTCCGGGATTACTTCCAGATAAGGGATTGAATTATCCAGGACAGTTTAGAGAAAGTGAATTTACAATACCACAAGGTGCTAATGTACCCAAAGTAGTTTTAATATGTAATGGTAATACGGATAGTGTAGTGGGTACAGTACCTACTTACTATCATGATACCCTAGTGAAAAATAATGTAAAACACTTCTGGTACACCATGAATGGAGATCATAATTTTGGGGTTTGGAATAACGGACTTTATCATTTTTGTCAGTATTTATTTAAATAA
- a CDS encoding endo-1,4-beta-xylanase, whose protein sequence is MFIKKHSKVVSLFLALMMILTMGTSNAVNAAATDTTLLNTYGQLFGKIGASVVYDELYNANAFNALKKEYNSTTIGNEMKPDYILSNWSPTLISVAQAKALGYYIPSNYTESTVPKLNFNQVDNVLKTCYENGIALRAHTLVWHAQTPDWYFRSGYSKNGSYVSQAVMDARLEFYVKSYMNHVYSSKYGSVVYAWDVVNEYLHADSKSGWIQIYGPVNTKASFVKKAFQFANQVLVERGLTNSVSLFYNDYNTYMVSDKIVELVKFINSDKKICNGVGMQSHVGTNFPSVSYYMDAVKKFTNAGFEIQITELDIANTSDQVQADYCYNLFSELIKAKKSGSNITGITFWGLADSNSWISKDNPLLYKTVGGTPKASYYSVLKAYTDSGSQVNPTPTPTPTPTPNSNYATLKDGWYYIKNVNAQKYLQVKDNVGANGQNVEIGTGSGVAGQKWQLVNKGEGYVTLKNGNGYMLDVAYGKDENGTNIQTYEANNTSAQLFKVLPTSQSGVYGIVLKCTTDIRGLDVSNKATTDGANVQAYAYYGATNQTWLFESCSAPGGSTPETPTEPEVPQTGDMIKVQIVSDWTSGATANITVTNLTGKALNGWTCTFTLDRPIASLWSATLVNQVGNTYTIANPDWQPNLAAGESYTFGCNLGSGPATVTATNASLK, encoded by the coding sequence ATGTTTATTAAAAAGCACAGTAAAGTAGTATCCTTGTTTTTAGCCTTGATGATGATATTGACGATGGGAACTAGTAATGCAGTAAATGCAGCAGCAACTGATACGACACTCTTAAATACATATGGACAATTATTTGGTAAAATAGGGGCTTCAGTTGTTTATGATGAGTTATATAATGCTAATGCATTTAATGCTTTAAAGAAAGAGTACAATAGTACAACTATAGGAAATGAAATGAAGCCAGATTATATTTTAAGTAATTGGTCACCTACTTTGATTTCTGTAGCACAAGCTAAGGCCTTAGGATACTATATCCCAAGTAATTATACAGAAAGTACAGTGCCAAAACTTAATTTTAATCAAGTAGATAATGTTTTAAAAACCTGTTATGAAAATGGTATAGCATTACGTGCACATACTTTAGTATGGCATGCACAAACACCAGATTGGTATTTCAGAAGTGGTTATAGCAAAAATGGTAGCTATGTCAGTCAAGCAGTCATGGATGCACGTTTAGAATTTTATGTTAAGTCTTATATGAATCATGTCTATTCAAGCAAATATGGAAGTGTTGTTTATGCATGGGATGTTGTTAATGAGTACTTACATGCAGATTCTAAATCAGGTTGGATACAAATTTATGGTCCGGTAAATACAAAAGCAAGTTTTGTTAAAAAAGCATTTCAATTTGCCAATCAGGTACTTGTTGAACGTGGACTCACAAATTCTGTAAGTCTATTCTATAATGATTACAATACATATATGGTGTCTGATAAAATTGTTGAATTAGTTAAGTTCATCAATAGTGATAAGAAAATTTGCAATGGTGTAGGTATGCAGTCACATGTTGGAACGAATTTTCCAAGTGTATCTTATTACATGGATGCTGTAAAGAAGTTTACAAATGCAGGATTTGAAATTCAAATTACAGAGCTAGATATTGCTAATACTTCTGATCAGGTTCAAGCAGATTATTGCTATAATCTCTTTTCAGAATTAATCAAAGCTAAAAAATCTGGTTCTAATATTACAGGTATTACCTTCTGGGGACTTGCAGATAGTAATTCATGGATTTCAAAAGACAATCCATTACTATATAAGACTGTTGGTGGAACACCAAAAGCATCTTACTATTCTGTGCTTAAAGCTTATACAGATTCAGGAAGCCAAGTTAACCCAACACCAACACCAACTCCAACACCAACTCCAAATTCAAATTATGCCACATTAAAGGATGGCTGGTATTACATTAAAAATGTGAATGCACAAAAATACCTTCAGGTAAAAGATAATGTAGGTGCAAATGGCCAAAACGTAGAAATTGGTACAGGCTCAGGCGTTGCAGGACAAAAATGGCAACTTGTCAACAAGGGTGAGGGTTATGTGACACTTAAAAATGGTAATGGCTATATGTTAGATGTTGCCTATGGCAAAGATGAAAATGGTACTAACATCCAAACCTATGAAGCCAATAATACAAGTGCGCAATTATTTAAAGTATTGCCTACATCACAAAGTGGCGTTTACGGTATTGTTTTAAAATGTACAACTGATATTAGAGGATTAGATGTATCTAATAAAGCTACAACAGATGGTGCTAATGTTCAGGCTTATGCTTACTATGGTGCTACCAATCAAACATGGCTATTTGAATCTTGCTCAGCCCCGGGTGGAAGTACGCCAGAAACACCAACTGAACCAGAAGTGCCACAAACAGGTGATATGATTAAAGTACAAATTGTATCAGATTGGACTTCAGGAGCAACAGCTAATATTACAGTGACGAATTTAACAGGAAAAGCATTAAATGGATGGACATGTACCTTTACCTTAGATCGTCCTATTGCATCACTTTGGAGTGCAACACTTGTAAACCAAGTAGGTAATACCTATACGATTGCTAATCCAGATTGGCAGCCTAATTTAGCAGCAGGAGAAAGCTATACTTTTGGCTGTAACCTTGGCAGTGGTCCAGCAACTGTAACAGCTACCAATGCTTCTTTAAAATAA
- a CDS encoding pyridoxamine 5'-phosphate oxidase family protein: MRNPEQTIGNLIDKQGVAFISSVDEEGFPNTKAMLPPRKREGIKVFYFSTNTSSMRVQQYKSNPKACLYFCDKRFFRGVMLKGTVEVLEDKESKEMIWQEGDTMYYSKGVADPDYCVLRITIHSGRFYSQFKSEDFNV; this comes from the coding sequence ATGAGAAACCCAGAACAAACAATAGGTAATTTAATTGATAAGCAAGGAGTGGCTTTTATTAGTTCAGTAGATGAGGAAGGCTTTCCAAATACAAAAGCTATGTTACCACCTCGGAAAAGAGAAGGTATTAAGGTGTTTTACTTTTCTACCAATACCTCATCTATGCGTGTTCAACAATATAAAAGTAATCCTAAAGCCTGTCTTTATTTCTGTGATAAGCGTTTCTTTAGAGGGGTGATGTTAAAAGGGACAGTGGAGGTGCTAGAAGATAAAGAAAGTAAAGAAATGATATGGCAAGAAGGAGATACGATGTACTATTCCAAGGGAGTGGCAGACCCAGATTATTGTGTGCTCCGTATAACTATACATAGTGGTAGGTTTTATAGTCAATTTAAATCTGAGGATTTTAATGTTTAA
- a CDS encoding IS3 family transposase (programmed frameshift): MTKHSFEFKKKVVLEYLNGEGGTPYLSTKYGLGSNSQLRKWINAYKEFGDAGLMRSRKKEYYSFDYKLHVVELYLTSEVSYQELAIQEGINNPALICNWVNRFQVAGLDALRPHKKGRRKTLEKTNSKDVTQLTKDFTVDTSMEHVRELEDELLKLRIENAFFKRTEETAFRGRSKNERLARVINSLRRQFKLKDLLSYSQMPKATYMYWQKRFNKENPNKEIEDKILEIHKNNKNYGYRRMCGELRNQGYIVNKKKVQRIMQKFNLQVTSFTRKSRKYSSYKGKVGTVAPNRIRRRFNTNIPHQKITTDTTEFKYYEIDNKGHMTTHKLYLDPFMDMCSGEIMSFEMGRQPSAQNVMKALEKAIEITSDCPYRRTFHSDQGWAYQMKAYSNRLKEEKIFQSMSRKGNCHDNSVMENFFGLLKQEIYYGVVYYSYEELKSAIERYIKYYNEKRIKQKLDWLSPVQYRISLLAA, from the exons ATGACAAAACATAGTTTTGAGTTTAAAAAGAAAGTGGTTTTAGAATACCTAAACGGTGAAGGTGGAACACCTTATCTTTCAACAAAGTATGGATTAGGCTCTAATTCACAATTACGCAAATGGATTAATGCATACAAGGAATTCGGAGATGCAGGATTAATGCGTTCAAGAAAAAAAGAATATTACTCTTTTGATTATAAACTTCATGTTGTAGAATTATATTTAACAAGTGAGGTTTCGTATCAAGAATTAGCTATTCAAGAAGGAATTAATAACCCAGCATTGATTTGTAACTGGGTAAATAGATTCCAAGTGGCAGGTCTTGATGCTCTAAGACCTCATAAGAAAGGTCGGAGAAAAACATTGGAAAAGACTAACTCAAAAGATGTCACGCAACTTACAAAAGATTTTACAGTAGATACGAGCATGGAACATGTACGAGAATTAGAAGATGAATTACTTAAACTTCGAATAGAGAATGCCTTTT TTAAAAGAACTGAGGAGACTGCGTTTAGAGGACGAAGCAAAAACGAGAGACTTGCTAGGGTCATCAACAGTCTCCGAAGACAATTCAAACTAAAAGACCTTCTCTCGTACAGTCAAATGCCTAAGGCTACATATATGTATTGGCAAAAGCGTTTTAATAAAGAAAATCCAAACAAAGAAATTGAGGATAAGATTTTAGAAATACATAAAAATAATAAGAACTATGGATATAGAAGAATGTGTGGAGAACTTCGGAATCAAGGATATATAGTAAACAAGAAGAAGGTTCAAAGAATTATGCAGAAGTTCAACCTTCAGGTTACATCATTTACTAGAAAAAGTCGAAAATACAGTTCCTACAAAGGCAAAGTTGGAACTGTCGCACCAAATAGAATTAGAAGACGTTTTAACACGAATATACCTCATCAGAAGATAACAACTGACACAACAGAATTTAAATATTATGAGATTGATAATAAGGGTCATATGACTACGCATAAGCTTTATTTAGATCCCTTTATGGATATGTGTAGTGGTGAAATAATGAGCTTTGAAATGGGTAGACAACCATCGGCTCAGAATGTTATGAAGGCTTTAGAAAAAGCAATAGAGATTACTTCTGATTGTCCATATCGTAGAACTTTTCATTCAGATCAAGGGTGGGCTTATCAAATGAAAGCCTATTCAAACAGACTGAAAGAAGAAAAAATATTTCAAAGCATGTCAAGAAAAGGAAACTGTCATGATAATTCAGTAATGGAGAATTTTTTTGGTTTGCTGAAACAAGAAATCTATTATGGTGTTGTGTATTATAGTTATGAGGAATTAAAATCAGCAATAGAACGATATATAAAGTATTACAATGAAAAAAGAATAAAGCAAAAACTAGACTGGCTCAGTCCTGTGCAATACAGAATTAGCCTCTTAGCAGCATAA
- a CDS encoding type IA DNA topoisomerase: MKKVIIAEKPSVAKNIADAFDIKTKRDGYYEGEDYLITWAFGHLLQLYDAKDYDESMKSWRLEKFPFIPEEFKYKVKSDGKNKAIEDVGARKQLNIIKDLIDREDVESVISATDFDREGQVIGDEIFLYFNEKKPIYRILLNEWTPEEVKKGISQLRPNEEMKSLQDAGIGRQWADWMIGINLTSVATVKYNSGSKKILNIGRVLLPTLKIIYDRDKEIEQFEASTYYKLLANFKTSQDEVFEGTYYEKDEEGKDNEKFDNKATLESMVELIKNKPAQIVEKQVEKKKEYAPFLFNLSNLQGYITSKYKGWTSDKVLKVAQSLYEKKYITYPRTGSLALEESLKGRTKKVLDTLKIGLPYEGQICFADHKRIFDNSKVESHSAIVPTYIIPKSLTPDEQVVYNAVKNRFLMQFLPIAEFEETKLITKIIDVPEESLKGVFISKGKVQLVEGWRIVEKFEAKGTKEGKENKDTLLPQVTQDELVEMKNANVAEVTRKPPKAHTEKTLLRVMETCGKSFKGDEKEEGKEESEEDTLKMMASILSGFSIGTPATRAETIKKLKDAEYIRAKGKSLVCTDLGKALVETFPAKQLLDLEYTGRLEKTLSDIEKGKFQKDEFLSMIKAFTEEAVEAIKNDTRVLSGTKVEVPKNMEPVGVCPVCGNAVVENEKAFGCVNWKSGCKYTIWKNDKYITMLGKNVTRQMVELLLKNGKVGFRNLKGRNGNTYAAYLKYVKNDQTGYFNWEQEFI; this comes from the coding sequence ATGAAAAAGGTAATCATTGCAGAAAAACCTTCAGTAGCTAAAAATATAGCAGATGCATTTGATATTAAAACGAAAAGAGATGGCTATTATGAAGGAGAAGACTATCTGATTACATGGGCCTTTGGACACTTATTGCAACTTTATGACGCAAAAGACTATGACGAAAGTATGAAAAGCTGGCGTCTTGAAAAATTTCCTTTTATTCCTGAGGAATTTAAATATAAAGTAAAAAGTGATGGCAAGAATAAAGCGATAGAAGATGTAGGCGCTAGAAAACAGCTCAATATTATAAAGGACCTGATAGATAGAGAAGATGTGGAAAGTGTTATTTCAGCAACTGACTTTGACCGGGAAGGGCAAGTTATTGGGGATGAGATATTTTTATATTTTAATGAAAAGAAACCTATATATCGTATACTTTTAAATGAGTGGACACCAGAAGAAGTGAAAAAGGGCATTAGTCAATTAAGGCCTAATGAAGAAATGAAATCACTTCAAGATGCAGGGATTGGAAGACAATGGGCAGACTGGATGATTGGGATTAATCTAACATCGGTTGCAACAGTGAAATATAACTCGGGCAGTAAAAAAATCTTAAATATTGGTAGGGTATTATTGCCAACTTTAAAAATTATTTATGACCGAGATAAAGAAATTGAGCAGTTTGAAGCATCTACTTATTATAAGCTTCTGGCAAATTTTAAAACGAGCCAAGATGAAGTATTTGAAGGAACTTATTATGAAAAGGATGAGGAAGGCAAAGATAATGAGAAGTTCGACAATAAAGCTACTTTAGAGAGCATGGTAGAACTTATCAAAAATAAGCCAGCGCAAATTGTAGAAAAGCAAGTAGAGAAAAAGAAGGAATATGCACCATTTTTATTTAATTTGTCTAATTTGCAAGGGTATATTACAAGTAAATATAAAGGTTGGACTTCTGATAAGGTGCTAAAGGTGGCACAATCTCTTTATGAAAAGAAATATATTACTTATCCTAGAACGGGGAGTTTAGCTTTAGAGGAAAGTTTAAAGGGAAGAACCAAAAAGGTGTTAGATACACTTAAAATAGGTCTTCCTTATGAAGGTCAAATTTGTTTTGCAGATCATAAACGTATATTTGATAATAGTAAGGTAGAAAGCCATAGTGCTATTGTTCCAACTTATATCATACCTAAAAGTTTAACACCAGATGAACAGGTGGTTTATAATGCTGTTAAAAATCGTTTCCTTATGCAATTCTTGCCTATAGCAGAATTTGAAGAAACGAAGTTGATTACTAAGATCATTGATGTGCCAGAAGAAAGCTTAAAAGGTGTATTTATTTCAAAAGGAAAAGTACAACTAGTAGAAGGCTGGCGTATTGTAGAAAAATTTGAAGCTAAAGGCACCAAAGAAGGCAAGGAAAACAAGGATACTTTATTACCGCAAGTGACACAGGATGAACTGGTAGAAATGAAAAATGCTAATGTGGCTGAAGTAACTAGAAAACCACCTAAAGCGCATACAGAAAAAACACTACTTCGCGTGATGGAGACATGTGGAAAAAGCTTTAAGGGAGATGAAAAAGAAGAGGGAAAAGAAGAAAGTGAAGAAGATACCCTCAAGATGATGGCAAGTATCCTAAGTGGTTTTAGTATTGGAACACCTGCTACGCGTGCAGAAACCATTAAGAAACTAAAAGATGCGGAATATATTAGGGCAAAAGGAAAAAGTCTAGTATGTACAGACCTAGGAAAAGCTCTTGTAGAAACATTTCCAGCAAAGCAGTTACTTGACCTTGAATATACAGGGCGATTGGAGAAAACCTTATCTGATATTGAAAAGGGTAAATTCCAAAAGGATGAATTCTTAAGTATGATTAAAGCCTTTACAGAAGAAGCTGTTGAGGCTATTAAAAATGATACAAGGGTATTAAGCGGTACAAAAGTTGAAGTGCCTAAAAATATGGAGCCAGTAGGGGTTTGTCCTGTGTGTGGGAATGCTGTAGTAGAAAATGAAAAAGCATTTGGTTGCGTGAACTGGAAGAGCGGTTGTAAGTACACCATTTGGAAAAATGATAAGTATATTACAATGTTAGGGAAGAATGTCACACGTCAAATGGTAGAACTATTACTTAAAAATGGAAAGGTAGGCTTTCGTAATCTCAAGGGGCGTAATGGTAATACGTATGCAGCGTATCTTAAATATGTTAAAAATGATCAAACAGGATACTTTAACTGGGAACAAGAATTTATATAA
- a CDS encoding CatA-like O-acetyltransferase — protein MSSYEIVDLSNWKRAMHCQIFKEYANPQYDISFELDVTHFYQVIKANKWSFTFAMVYMISKAANEIEEFRYRFEDGNVVLYKDIKTSFTYLNQETELMKNIVVEMTDSMEAFQVAAKKVNDNQKEYFTGPMGNDIYQFSSIPWISFTHISHTDSGKKYNAVPMFDWGKMYEKDGRYRLPFSVQAHHSFVDGVHMGKLAEKLQAYLNEM, from the coding sequence ATGAGTAGTTATGAGATAGTTGATTTAAGCAATTGGAAAAGGGCTATGCACTGTCAGATTTTTAAAGAATATGCAAATCCCCAATATGATATTAGTTTTGAATTGGATGTGACACATTTTTACCAAGTAATCAAAGCGAACAAATGGTCTTTTACCTTTGCTATGGTTTATATGATTTCCAAAGCAGCAAATGAGATCGAAGAATTCAGATACCGGTTTGAAGATGGCAATGTTGTGTTATATAAAGATATTAAGACCTCCTTTACCTACTTAAATCAAGAGACAGAATTAATGAAAAATATAGTTGTTGAAATGACAGATTCTATGGAAGCTTTTCAAGTAGCAGCAAAAAAGGTAAATGACAATCAAAAAGAATATTTTACTGGTCCTATGGGAAATGATATCTATCAATTTTCTTCAATCCCTTGGATTTCTTTCACTCATATTTCACATACGGATTCTGGAAAAAAATACAATGCCGTACCTATGTTTGATTGGGGGAAGATGTATGAAAAAGATGGAAGATACAGATTACCTTTCTCTGTTCAAGCCCACCATTCCTTCGTTGACGGTGTACATATGGGAAAATTAGCAGAGAAATTACAAGCCTATTTAAACGAAATGTAA
- a CDS encoding acyltransferase family protein, translated as MSDRKYYIDNLRWLWIVFLIPFHAAMAWNGWEGNYIWLYENKVLSSLVIFIAPWYMPLLFVLAGMSTRYAMKNRSYGQFAIERVKKLLIPLITGGFTVVALMTYMSDKYHNNYSGSFFAHYQVFLTNVTDLTGYDGSLTPGHLWFLLFLFIISMISLLLIAVQRKILPKLSFAKIKTAYLPILMFFPLIMTPILDFGGKSIGGNLALFLIGYYVLSEEDVLERMTKYRYLYLAIMLVFDVILTYTFVWKGNQIGIVDTICNACATWFGILGFLGLARCSFNQNNVITRYMTSRSFMIYIFHFGWLVVFQYYLCKVTKSVMILYFVSVVGTLVMTLLTCEVIKRIPGIRILFGEKEKMFHV; from the coding sequence ATGAGTGATAGAAAGTACTATATTGATAATTTGCGTTGGTTATGGATTGTTTTTTTGATTCCATTTCATGCAGCGATGGCATGGAATGGTTGGGAAGGAAATTATATCTGGCTATATGAGAATAAGGTATTATCATCACTTGTTATTTTTATAGCCCCATGGTATATGCCGCTATTGTTTGTACTAGCTGGAATGAGTACGAGATATGCTATGAAAAATAGAAGCTATGGACAATTCGCGATAGAAAGAGTTAAAAAACTATTAATTCCATTAATTACAGGTGGATTTACAGTGGTGGCGCTAATGACATATATGTCAGACAAGTATCACAATAATTATTCGGGGAGTTTTTTTGCGCATTATCAAGTTTTTTTAACAAATGTTACAGATTTAACCGGATATGACGGAAGTTTAACCCCTGGACATTTGTGGTTTTTGCTTTTTCTATTTATTATTTCAATGATTTCGTTATTACTGATTGCAGTGCAGAGAAAGATATTACCTAAGCTTTCTTTTGCTAAAATTAAGACGGCTTATTTACCAATCTTAATGTTTTTTCCGTTGATCATGACACCAATTTTAGATTTTGGAGGTAAAAGCATTGGAGGAAATTTAGCTCTGTTTTTAATAGGCTATTATGTTCTGTCAGAGGAAGATGTTCTAGAGAGAATGACTAAATATAGATATTTGTATTTGGCTATTATGCTTGTGTTTGATGTGATTTTGACTTATACATTTGTATGGAAAGGAAATCAAATAGGGATTGTAGATACAATCTGTAATGCGTGTGCTACATGGTTTGGCATTTTGGGGTTTTTAGGACTTGCTAGGTGCAGTTTTAATCAGAATAATGTAATTACAAGGTATATGACATCTAGATCTTTTATGATTTATATATTTCACTTTGGGTGGTTAGTAGTATTTCAATATTATTTATGTAAGGTTACTAAATCTGTTATGATTCTATATTTCGTATCGGTAGTAGGAACATTAGTGATGACTCTACTTACCTGTGAGGTTATTAAAAGAATACCAGGAATAAGAATTCTTTTTGGTGAAAAAGAAAAAATGTTTCATGTATAA